Proteins encoded together in one Lathyrus oleraceus cultivar Zhongwan6 chromosome 5, CAAS_Psat_ZW6_1.0, whole genome shotgun sequence window:
- the LOC127080458 gene encoding uncharacterized protein LOC127080458, whose translation MTNQGSVFVGQKMQEFADETGFRLVTSTPYYAQANGQVEAANKVIISLIKKHVCKNPKNYHKTLDQILWACRTSPKEATYSTPFRLTFVHDTILLAKICLQSVIIQHQNDLQSEQYWNMMFDELADLDEERLAAVEMLIRKKECVAKVYNRKIKGKTFVENDYVRKVILPMDHRDRTLGKWSPKWEGPFRVTRTYSNNAYEIEEVGGDQRVLRLNGKYLKKYKPMLQKIQI comes from the coding sequence ATGACGAATCAAGGGTCAGTATTCGTGGGACAAAAGATGCAGGAATTTGCCGACGAGACAGGTTTCAGACTGGTTACCTCTACACCCTACTATGCACAAGCAAATGGCCAAGTAGAAGCAGCCAACAAAGTAATAATAAGTCTGATTAAGAAGCACGTTTGTAAAAATCCAAAGAATTATCACAAGACTTTGGACCAAATTCTATGGGCATGTCGAACGTCCCCCAAAGAGGCGACGTATTCGACGCCATTTCGACTAACATTTGTTCACGACACCATATTGCTGGCGAAGATATGCTTACAGTCTGTCATAATTCAGCATCAGAATGATCTTCAGTCAGAGCAATACTGGAACATGATGTTCGACGAGTTGGctgatttagacgaagaaaggttgGCTGCGGTCGAGATGTTGATCCGGAAAAAGGAATGCGTAGCCAAGGTATACAATAGAAAAATAAAGGGAAAAACCTTTGTTGAGAATGATTACGTTCGGAAAGTAATTTTGCCTATGGATCATCGAGATCGAACCCTAGGTAAGTGGTCACCAAAGTGGGAAGGACCATTTCGAGTAACTCGGACATACAGTAACAATGCGTATGAAATCGAAGAAGTTGGTGGGGATCAAAGGGTATTAAGACTAAATGGAAAATATTTGAAGAAATATAAACCTATGCTACAGAAAATACAAATCTAA
- the LOC127080459 gene encoding uncharacterized protein LOC127080459 — protein MPRSENQEANELAQVASGYKMSKSKLQDMIEVRENMVSSMPPTEDVLDKNVSRSGETNEECQETCGVEEAWEHEVFSINSSLPTDWRKPIIDYLENPVGSTVRKTKYRALSYVWPGNEFLKKTPEGLLLKCLGDTEAYLAIYKVHSGACGAHQAGHKMKWLMFRQGVYWPNMLKDCIEFAKGCQECQWNTVSNICRQVSCMLLSNHGLLGEGLLISLEKFDRLRRSNKSLS, from the coding sequence ATGCCCAGAAGTGAGAACCAAGAGGCCAACGAGCTGGCCCAAGTCGCTTCGGGGTATAAGATGTCTAAGTCGAAGTTACAAGATATGATCGAGGTTCGAGAAAATATGGTGTCAAGCATGCCCCCAACAGAAGACGTCCTTGACAAGAACGTTAGTCGTAGTGGGGAGACCAATGAAGAGTGTCAAGAAACCTGTGGAGTCGAAGAGGCATGGGAACATGAAGTTTTTTCTATCAATAGTTCATTACCGACAGATTGGAGAAAGCCAATCATCGACTACTTGGAGAATCCAGTCGGAAGTACTGTCAGAAAAACCAAATATAGGGCTTTGAGCTATGTGTGGCCAGGCAACGAATTTCTAAAGAAGACACCAGAAGGGTTACTACTCAAATGCCTGGGAGATACCGAAGCGTATTTAGCCATTTACAAAGTACACAGTGGGGCCTGTGGCGCCCACCAGgcaggccataagatgaaatggttgaTGTTCCGACAAGGGGTTTACTGGCCCAACatgttgaaagattgcatcgAGTTTGCTAAAGGATGTCAGGAATGTCAATGGAACACGGTATCCAACATATGCCGGCAAGTGAGTTGCATGCTATTATCAAACCATGGCCTTTTAGGAGAGGGGCTTTTGATATCATTGGAGAAATTCGACCGGCTTCGTAGAAGCAACAAAAGTTTATCCTAA